GCTCGCTTACCCCTACGCACCAAGCACCCTGCTTCCCCGGTAGCATTGCCATGAACACAGTCAGAAAAACAGCTTTGAGAACAAAATagaatttccaaccaaaaaaaaaagaacaaaatagaaTTTAACCCACCCAATAACTTTGGTCATACAGCTAACTAAAATCTCTATACACATAAAGAGCTACGTTTCAAAGTTAATCAGGTCTTTTATTTCTATACATCCGTTAGAGATTTATTGCCAAATATGCATGAGAATAAGAGATTTGCTaggatttaattaaaaaaaaatactaaatctATTATTTCTTGCAGAGCGATTAGAGAACCGTTaccaaaataaacataaaaattagagaGTTGCCAAGATAAGAGATTTTATAAATTGAACATTAAAATAATTGCTACACAAAACTCACATTTAAAAGTGCCTTGTGGTAATATGGCTTTTGTGTACttatcttattcttttttatatattaatagTTATTTAgccggaaaaaaaaagaatagcgacttctaatttccaattttcgGTGATGAACAATGTTTAGAGAggtattttatttataaatgttTTGCTTTTATTCACTAAACTTGTTTTGGATCTTGATGGTGCCAACAATGTAGCTTGTCTCCAATTGCCATTCATTTTGGCAATATACTAGAACAAGCggcaagaaaatattaggtggcaATACAAATGTCTAATTGCTCACAGACAATCGCCTTCATTCTACCTCTATTCTCACTCTCAATGAGAAAGACTGATCATAACTCTTAACAgtcgtaatttttttaaaggcaCTACATAAAGTAAGTCACATTCCTCATCAATGACCAAAGGAAGTGTTCACAGATCATAAATTCAAAGTGGAAACAGCACTAACATCGCAAACAGAAAGGTTCAACTTAGCGTGATCGTTGAGCGAACGAAAAGGGCTCGAATTAGCAAGCAAAGTCGTCAATATGGACCCTCGATTGGTACTATTTCATGGACTTGTTTGCTGCTGTTGCGACTTACGAATGGATTGGTATAGAATGGAGGGAATAACCTTCAACCATTTCTTAATCATCCAAGCTCTTTACCTTATCTCCCCGCAAAGAAGGATTCTTGTGAAGTGGACCATGATGCTGTTGCTATATTACTCCTCGCGTACGCAATTTTTGGACTAATCGTTCGGCCCAAGTCTTCCATGCAAATGACAGATCGATTGGCTGAATTTCTAGTCAATCAATCAATTGTCGATTTGGGCCTGAGGTTTTTCCTTATGTTCCTAGGTAGGTACACGTTACGGCACTGCACAAAGTCATGCTCGTGCACCTGAAGATTCATATGTATTTTCACAAACTTCTAGTCAATCAATCAATTGTCGATTTGGGCCTGAGGTTTTTCCTTATGTTCCCAGGTAGGTACACGTTACGGCACTGCACAAAGTCATGCTCGTGCACCTGAAGATTCATATGTATTTTCACAAACTTCTGCATGTTACATCACGAACAAAGTCATCGACTTGATGCATCATAGCATGAGATGAGGCATGTTTATGCCCCTAGGCACCAAGCACCGCCTATAAAATCTACTTCACTCTCTCATACTCTACTCATCAAAACAAAGTTGTCTTTGTTTGAAACAAAATGGCTTGCTGGTCATGCTTCTTCATGTCCATACACTTGCTTTTCATGTACTTGTGGTCACATTCTATAGGTGCACACAATCTCTCTCGTTCTCTAAAACCTTTGTGTATCAAGGACGAATGTCTGCCCTACTACAATTTAAAGAGAGATACAAAgggcccatttggttcggcttttggaaaatatatctgcaaaaatgcaaatacctttgggtgaagggggttttccgaaatgcaaatatcgtttggtaaaatttgcattgaaaaataatttttgctaaaataccgtttggtaaaatttgcatttgtaattgacttttattaaattaaaaaaacaaaaatatatttgtattttttttcgaaGTTCGGTCACCGGACCGCCGGATCTGGCGATTGGATGGCCGGATTTGGCCCCCCGACGGTCGTCGAGGTTGGGCGACCCCAGGCGAcagccgcccgaggtcgcgcgaccccagGTGGCCGTTGCTTGGGTCGCGCGAACCCAGGTGACGGCCGCCTGGGTCATGACCCCAGACAATTGCGTGACCTAGGCAGCCATCGTCTGAGATCGCATGACCCCAAGTGGCCGTCGCTTGGGTTGCGCAAACCCAGGCGACAGCTGCCTGGGTCGCGACCCTAGGCGATCGCGCGACCCAGGCAGCCTTCGCCTAGGGTCACGCGATTTAGGCCATCAATCACTTGGGTCGCGCAACTCAGGAGTTGCCTGAGGTTCAGCGAAGATCATCGGGTCAGGCAACCCTCAGGCGGTGATCGCCGGCGCGTCACCGATGCGCGCGacccttggccggcggtcgtCAACCTCCGATCGGCTTCTCCACCGGTTGCATGAATAGTGATGAACAATATAACTTGCATTCCGAAACCTTTACCCCATTCCCTCAAAGGCCTTTGAAGcttcttggagatgcaattgcatctccccaaaGTTCTcaaaaagttgaaccaaatacCATAGCATTCGGCCAAACCCCTTTAGAGCTCCAAAGAGCatttcaaatgctgaaccaaataggGCCAAAATCACCAATGTTTCAAATGATCCTCACGCTCATCCCGAGACTCAATCTTGGAAAAACAATCAGGATTGCTGCTTCTGGGATGGGATCGAGTGCGACAAGAACACTGGCCATGTAATTGTTCTCGATCTAGGAAGCAGTTTTCTCTATGGCTCTATCAACAACAACAGTACCCTCTTACAACTTGCTCGTCTTGTAAAGCTCAATCTCAGCAACAATCACTTCAGGTACTCTCAAATACCGTCCCGAATTGGAGATCTGTCGAGATTGACTCATCTTGatgtctcttttcctttttttctggtCGAGTCCCATCGGAAATCTTCAAGCTGACAAGGTTGGTGTACCTTAACCTGTGTTGCAATCTGGATCCATCTGGCTCTACGAGGTTGTTGGAAATGCAACCACTAGGCTTGAGAAGTCTAACTCAAAATCTGACCAGCTTGGAAGTACTTTTCCTTGGTGTCGTCAGCATGTCGTCCAAAGTGCCAAACACTATGGCGAATCTGTCTTCCCTAAGAAGGCTGAACATGGATGTGTGCGACCTGCACGGTGTATTTCCATCTGCCATTTTTCATTTGCCGAAGCTACGAATCCTCGGGGTGGGTTACAATGATCTCACGGGCCAATTGCCTGACTTTAACTCGAGTAGTCTTCTTGAATATCTGCGACTAACTGAAACGAGTTTTTCTGGGCAGCTGCCCTCTTCAATCGGTAATCTCCACTCCTTGCAAACATTGAATCTTGATTCCGAGACGTGCAATTTGACCGGGTCCCTACCCCCGTCAATAGGAAACCTTCCTTCCTTGAGTTTCCTCGACATAGATGGTTGCAAATTCTCAGGATCCATCCCAGCTTCATTTGCTAATCTTAGCAACCTCGAATACCTGGGTGTCAGCATGAGCCCATTCACTGCCCAGACCATTTCCTCTTTGTCTAGGATTTGGAAGATTAAGAAGCTTGCCACTTTCTATCTCGAGAAAATCAATCTATATGGCGAGATTCCACCTTCAATTGGAAACTTGTCTCAACTAGTGGAGTTAAGCTTTCTTGGCAACCAATTAAGCGGTACTATCCCATCTCAGCTCAAGAACCTCACTCGGCTGACGAGATTGTGCCTCCGAACTAATCAACTATCCGGGTCCATACCGTCTTGGCTTATGAGCATGACTCAATTGGTCGCGCTTGACCTTGCAGTCAATAACTTCCATGGCAAGATACCTTCGTCAATCTCTCAACTCCAAAATCTCCAAGTCCTCATACTTGCAAAAAACAACTTTAGCGGTACTGTTGAACTAGACAACTTTCTCAAGCTCAAAGAATTGACAGTGCTGCAACTATCATCTAATAGGCTATCATTCCGCAAGATTAGCGCGAATGTTACTCCTCCTCAACTTCTTGTCTTAGGACTGGCATCATGCAATTTGAACCAGTTTCCTACATTCTTACAAGACTGCTTTCTTGGCAGGTGTGCTCTTACATATCAGTAAACTTCATTACTGAATAGTAGTGATTACAATCTTGGCCGTATGTTTTGGTTTCAATATAAGGAGCAACTTTTTCACATAACCACGATTCggaaatgaaaatcaaaccataGATGCCGGCAAACTGCTTGTGTACAGCCTAACTAGGTCGATTTCAAATTTCTCGTCAAAGTCTTTAAATGTCATTGCTTCTATGCTTCGACAGAGGGAATCAGTAGTTCGGCAAAACCACTGCTAGATCAGATGATCTGGTTGAAATTAAGGTTGAGCCGTGTGGAACTTTAATGCCTCTCTCAAGTCTCAACTAGATAGAGTGGTCTTCTTAGGCGCTAAACCTGGTGATTTCACTCATGCTAATGCTTGGAGCTTAACTAGAAAGAAAAAGGCCAAGGCAACTTGGCATAGGCTAATTTGGTTTAATCCAAATGTGCCGACATTTTGCTTTGTATCTTGGCTTGCTATCCTTACCAAGCTGCAGCAGACTGTTGATAGATTGTGCAAATGGTAGAATGTGAATGGTATTTGTGTCCTCTGTAGATTGAAGCCTGAATCAAGGAGACATTTGTTCTTTGATTGCTCTTTCTCCTCTGAAAAATGAAGTAGGCTTTTGCGGATATGTGGTATAAGAGGTTTTGCTGGGGATTCAGACACTGAGTTTATGTGGTTGTTGCGGACATCAAAGGGCAGATCTCTGGAAAGTCTTGTTAAAGGTGGCAAGGAATGGTGTCATTTATTTCTCATGGAAAGAAAGGAATACTATGTTTACAATGGTAGAGTTCCATGTGCTGAGAAGGTTTTCAACAGTGTCTTGTTTGTGGTAAGGTTGCTGGTTTGCCGCaaggagaaaggagaaatgAGCTGCTTTGGCGAGAGCTGATAACAATTTGTGTGCTTTTTTGGGGCATATAAATATTTGAGATTGAGCAGGAGAAGGATTTAGTCTCTTTTGTCTGTTTCATCGTGCTATAATGCCTTAGTTGTATTAGTTTAGTTGCGGGGGAAGTGAAATTCTTGGGCTTGATGTTTTTGCTTGGCATCTTGTTTCGATATTAAGACCTTACATTGAAGTTGTGGGAAGTAGATGTACAATGGTTTGATGATTCATTGGCGATGTTGTTACCATGTCTTAATTTCCAGAAATCATCAGGGATATTTTTGTCTGATGATTCATTGGCTACGTCGTTACCTATATTCCAGGTGGTTACCACAGTGGTCGACGAACGTCCCAGAGCATGAGCATgcttttttgtcatttaaatAGTGATAAGAGCATTTCATTTCGTAGTTACCATGTTGAATGAAACAGTGcaaattttcttcacttttgaaCCGTTTTAATTGCAACAAGAAACCATGTTTTAGaatcaaaaataagaaaagtttgAAGAAGGTTTGGAGATAGAGAAGTGACCCATCCAGTCCTTTCGATGTTTATTAGTCTACACAACGAGTGAAGGAATTTCTTCTGCGAGATCTTGTATCGAATGGTGCTCACAACACGGGATATGTATGGCACAATGTTGTGCCGTGcgatttatttttgttaaagatACTTTTTTCACTCAAACATGACGAAACGTTATAAAGTCAAgataaaaatcatatttcaccttgttttgtgcttttttaAGATGAAACTTCGTGTTACGTTGACAGTCCCAAACATTATGCTTTATTTCTACTCAAATGGGTTAGACGGATACAAGGATCGAGCCAAATGCAAAGTGGATCCATCATTGAATTGCCTATGGATGATTGATGGCCTaccaaaaattgggaaaattgtctaataaatcataaacattttgcattctTGTTAATTCggtcttaaatctttcaattttaccgagttctaagcattttcatgttttgctaaTCGAAtgcatttggtcaattttggccaaaaattgctaACGTAGATGATGCCGACTATCGTACATGACATAATTGGTGCCAATgtggacattttttaataatattttaattgttttgaattattatttttcctcattttttttttttccttccttcttttcttttttcccttttctcttgtcttttttttcttctttctttttttctttttcccttcttcaacACCACCGGGCCTCGTCAATGGCCTACAAAGGTTGCCAACCTAAGGCGAGGTCCGTCCTCATCAACCCATAACAAGGGTCACCCTCACCCAAGCAAGCAAGGGCTTGAGGCTGTGCCTGAGGCTAATGACCTCTGCTCGCCATCAATGAGGCTtggcaaagggaaaaaagggaaaaaaatgaaaagagaagaaaagaaaatatttttaaaaaatattattaaaaattatttacgttaACGTCGGCCATTCCACATAGGATAACCGGGTGTGCCGACACCCACTTCAAcaattttcaattgaaattgatcagattgactcaattggtaaaattgaaagatttaagattaaattggtaaaagcgTAATAAGATTAGGATTCTTTGAACAATTTTATCCCCATACatttcactttaaaaaaaaaaaaatcagcaaatgGAGACACTGTTTGTTGCATTCTAATGCGTGAAGATGCCAAGAAGATTAAACAAAGGATCTCAAGACCGTTGATCGTGTATGGGTCTATGATACCCGGATTGCTCCCCATGGCCGGGCCCGGAACTAGCGCTCGAGCCTACGTTCCCAAAGCCCAAACTTGGGACTCGATTGCACTCAAGACTTATTATCAAACGTCTATTTCATAATTTCCCATAACAAATATAAACAAAACAACTTTCCTATTGTTTGGCAAATACAGACCAACATGCCTTGAAAACAAGTTCCTTTGGAAAAATTTCTAGGAaagttcattttccatgaactAAACGAAGCTTGAGGTTTAGACAAACTCCCTTTATTGAATTTGGGAGTGAATGCAATTAATTCATTGTTCCCTTGTGAACCGATAAGTGTTGTTTGCACAATGAATGGAGGATCTTGATGGTGCTGTCAACAGAGTTTaggttttctttgttttctatttatttcgGAGACATAGACTAAACAAACAAGCAATTGAAAAGTAAATGCATTTTTCTATGAGCAACCAAAGTCTTCATTTCTCCCCCTCAATTCGGCCCATTACATAGACTTGTTTGCTATTGTCAAAACTTATCAAATGCATACTCTGTCTAGAGTGGAGGGGAAAACTTAGTGCCCTTTTTTATTGCTTACATCCTAAAAGGGCTAGTAagatcacctagagggggggtaaATAGGTGATAATGAAACTTTTATgaaacttcaaaataatttgctCGCAACATGAACATCAATGAACATTTATATGAAGCTGCAAATTAAAGtacacaatgtttatagtggttcggcttagatcaagcttacgtccactttcccgcactgacaacccactggCTGAATTTCACTAGGAATCAAAAGAAATGTTACAGTCTCACATCCTAGACTttatagtgtagagactctactacactttctcaaagtctcacaagtattttatctctcttttaAGTACAAGTAAAGCTTAACGATTGAtatagcaaagaactaagaagcttcagactttgaaatttttctctcACACACTCACGAACAACCAAAAAGTCGtctttaaatactcctccatgcctttacGACCATTGGCACCTACCAAAGGAGTTTTTCCAATCTTCCCtttagacagaatcaattaaggatatCTTGAGTCGTTTAAGAAATGTGATGATAGCAAGGTAGGCTCAAGGGAATCATCTCgagcctcttcttcctcttcttcacctcttccttcttcttcctcttcttgtcttctttcttcctcttcctcttcctcttcttctcttcttccttcctcttcttcttcctctattctcttttcttctttacttcttcttccttcatctcttttctctgtctcttctctggTCTCTTGTTCTTCTGTCTCTTgaaagctaacaaaactctGTAAATTGCGAAGGGCAAAGGCGGAGATGGTAacgtcatcctcatcttcttcatcttgcaggatgaatgTTCTCATCTTCTTGATAGGTTCATTCATGGATTCTTTGCCTTTCCGTTTTGATGCTGCAGAGGTTTGCTTTGCCTTGATAGGGAATTTCTCCTTCATTCGCTCTAATGCCTTGATGagctccttcagacgcatcttggtgaCCATTTTCAATCCAATTACCATAGGAGCAATGCTTCGCAAGCACAAAGGAGCAGGTAAATGAATGTTGAAGTGTCTGAAGATTCTTGTGATAAGAGCAGAGTATGGGAGTTGTCTCTTGTCTTTCACCACTATCCTATACATGTGCATCAGGATgatgtgaggcagagagaacttgTATCCAATATTGAGGGCATGCATCAATTTCGCTTCAGAatgagacatcagtcttggatgttgattttggacTAATGCAATTGATCACGATTTTATGCAACAAGATGTTAGAGGCATTCATCTTAGAGTAGGAGATCTTGCCTTCAGCAATCCTGTCTCGTACCAAATTCAGAGTAGCATGCACACCggacacactgattggttgaAAACACACTCTTTCCACCCCCAATCAAGTCAGCCAAAATGTCCACATCGACCAAAAATTCATCATCCTTAACagtaaaagagaatctattcgcatccaaaaatgatagattcgaatagaaataggCTATAAGTTCTGGATAAGCTACTGTTGTCTCAGAACAAAAACACTCCAATTGTAGAAGTGTAAACTTCTCCCTCAAATTCACTTGcacgaatcaagaaaatcaaaatcaacgcttCTAGGAttcataacccctctcttcatTAGTTTTGAATGAACTTTCTTA
The sequence above is drawn from the Eucalyptus grandis isolate ANBG69807.140 chromosome 11, ASM1654582v1, whole genome shotgun sequence genome and encodes:
- the LOC108955954 gene encoding receptor-like protein 35; translated protein: MANLSSLRRLNMDVCDLHGVFPSAIFHLPKLRILGVGYNDLTGQLPDFNSSSLLEYLRLTETSFSGQLPSSIGNLHSLQTLNLDSETCNLTGSLPPSIGNLPSLSFLDIDGCKFSGSIPASFANLSNLEYLGVSMSPFTAQTISSLSRIWKIKKLATFYLEKINLYGEIPPSIGNLSQLVELSFLGNQLSGTIPSQLKNLTRLTRLCLRTNQLSGSIPSWLMSMTQLVALDLAVNNFHGKIPSSISQLQNLQVLILAKNNFSGTVELDNFLKLKELTVLQLSSNRLSFRKISANVTPPQLLVLGLASCNLNQFPTFLQDCFLGRLLRICGIRGFAGDSDTEFMWLLRTSKGRSLESLVKGGKEWCHLFLMERKEYYVYNGRVPCAEKVFNSVLFVVRLLVCRKEKGEMSCFGES